From Carnobacterium alterfunditum DSM 5972:
TACTGTTTTAGTTCCTTCAGACTTTACATTACAAGAAGTTGATATGGAAGAAGCAACAGTTGCAAAAACAGGACTTGAAAGTAGTGCACCAATTCTTGTAGCTATGCTTGTTACAGCTGGTGCAATTATTTTTATGGTTATCAAAAAGAAAGAAGCATAAACTAAATGACATGAGTTACCCTAGTCAACTGGGCCATTTAAAATGGCTAACTGTTTGGACTAAAAAAATAGTGTTGGTGAGTAAACAAACTCAGCAACACTATTTTTATTGTCTTTAGAATCATAAATAGCAAAAACGGGATGTTTTCTATGCTATTATTTTAACTAAAATTCTTCCTTTCATTTTACCTGCTATGATTTTAGAAAAAGATTCTGGCAATTCTTCGAGTGTGACTTGATGATCGATCATACGCTCCAGTTGTTCTGGTTTCATATCCGTTGCAAGACGATCCCACAATGCCATTCGTTTGGTCAACTCAAAATCAACTGAATTAATTCCATAGATACCGATTCCTCGTAAAATAAATGGCAATACGGTAGATTCAAACTTTACCCCTCCTGCATTTCCACTTAAAGCAACTGCACCATTTAGGGCAAGTTGCGCAAGGTAATCGGAAAGGTACTCTCCTCCAACAGGGTCGATTACTGCCTGCCATCTTTGCTTAGCTAATGGCTTGCGTTTTTCTAAATGCGCCTCATCTGGGTGGATTACTCTGTTCGCACCAATAGCTATTAAATAATCCTGTTGTGCTATTTTTTTACGCGATTCAGCTTCAACAGAGTAACCCAATTTAGAAAGCATTTGAATAGCCATACTGCCGACTCCTCCAGTAGCACCTCGCACAAGAACGGGAAGCATGTTTGTTTCTAATCCATTTTTCTCTAAAGCCTGAACAGATTGTCCAGCTGTAAAACCAGCTGTTCCGATGATCATTGCTTCTTTTAAGCTTAGACCTTGCGGCAACTTCACTACCCATTCTTTTGGAACACGAACATATTCACTAAATCCACCAAAATGATTGATGCCTAAACCGTAACTCGTTACAATGACACTCTCACCGATTGGATGATCTTCTGTTGTAGACTCTACTACCTCACCACTCAGATCAATTCCCAGAACGATTGGATAAGAGCGGATAACTCCGCTTTTACTATTTGTCGCTGCAAGTGCATCTTTGTAATTCACACTAGAATAATGCACTTTGATAAGTACTTCTCCTGGTGGCAAATCATTTTTTGACAACACTTTTACTTCTGTTACAACTTCTCCTGCTTCATTTACATCAGCCCATAATGCTTTAAAATTATTCATTTTTCAAACTTCCTTTCATTCTCAATTACCCGTTCTATAGTGAGTTTTAAAAAAGCACCTTATGGCTTCATGAAAAGCGTACTAAAAACAGCTCAATAAAGCAACCGTTTCCATATATAACGGCTGTATAATTTTTGGTGTTGATAGACTTAATCTAATTGCATTGCTTACCCAAAATTCATGGAGGAGTAGGGTTGCTTGTAGCCTAAAATGAAGTACTGTGGGCAAATAACGCCCAAGTGTATCATGTTTGTAAGCTGCTAAAGCAGCAACAACCATGACAACTTTCTTTTAGGCTTCAGGCGTTCCCTTGGCTCTCCACAAGCAAACCCGTCCATTCCAGAAGAATTTTTTTTGAAGCATCCACACCATTTCTTGTAGAACCTATATAACAAATTTTTAAAAAGAGAAAATAAGATCAATTTCAAACAAAAAAGAACTCCTAATATTTAGAAGTTCTTTTTTGTTTAACATATGGTTACACTTTTTCAGCTTCTTTTCTTACTTGAGTAGAATTCATTTGTGTATCATCTGAAAGCAGCTTATTAGCAACTAGGAAAAGAATCGGTAAGATAACGTCATCTGCATATCCAACTATAGGGATGAAGTCAGGGACAAAATCGATGGGACTAATAATATATAGAATGATTCCCGCTACCATTAGTTTCTTTTTCCCACTTGTTTTTGTATTAAATAGAGAAAGGATCAGCGATTTCACTTGTGCCATTGGGGTCTTGGCTTGTTTTGTTTTCAACTTCATCTTTACATGACCTCCATTCAATTTGGATACAGTTAGTATAGCTTCATTTTCGCTACAATGTATCAGTCTAAAGCATGATTTTTTATTTTCTTAAGTTAGCTCTTTAGCTTTTTTTGAAAAAAACGTCATTTCAGCTGCTAGATTAGAACGTAAAGCAGATAAATCATTATTCACCAGTTTTTTGTTTCGAACTACTGACGTTCCATTAATAAAGGCATCTTGCACATTTGACGCATTTGCAGAATAAACTAGTGCTGCATAAGCATCAAAAATAGGAAACATATTTACAGAAGTTGTTTCAACTAATACTATATCAGCTCTTTTTCCTACTTCCAAAGAGCCGATTTGATTTGCCATATTTAATACTTTTGCGCCTTCAATAGTCGCCATTGCAACAATCTCTTTGGCAGGAAAAATACTTCTATCGTGTAAATTTGTTTTATGAAAATTAGCAACTAATTTCATTTGTGTAAATAAATCAAGTGTATTGCCGCTGCTAGGTCCATCTGTTCCTAAACCTACTGGAATTGATAATTCAAGCATATCTTTTATGCGAGCAATCCCTTTAGCCGACTTGGTATTGGCTCCAATACAATGAGCCACACCTACACCTTCCTTTTTTAAAATCTGTAGATCTTGGTCTGATAAATGGATACAATGAGCCGCGATAAGACGAGGACTAAGAACGCCGATTGATTGTAAAAATGCTATAGGTGTAGCGTTATACTTTTCGCTAAAATGGTTCATTTCATAATCCATTTCTGCTATATGCATGGTCATTGGAACCCCGTATTCTTCTGCTAGCGCAGCAGCTGCTTTCAATGATTCTGGATCATTGGTATTTGGGGCATGAGGTGCAATAGCTGGTGTGATCAACTCATGATTGAGCCATTTTGGAATGAATTTTTTTGCATAGTCAATTCCGCCATGGGCTATTGGGGTATCACAAGTTGGGAAATCAACAACTGTTTCACCTAAAATAGCTCGCGACTTCATCTCATCAGTAGCTTGTGCCAGAGCATCTTCAAAATAATACATATCGGTAAACGTAGTAATACCAGCCAATTGCATTTCTGCAATTGCGTATTTGCCACTATGATATGCTAACTCTTTTGTCATGCAAGCTATTTCTAATGGAAATAGCACACGATGCAATCGATCAGGGCAGTCATCTCCTAATGAGCGAAAGGGAATCATTCCAATATGAGTATGCGTATTTATCATTCCAGGAATCGTAATAGTATGATGACCATCAATCACTTCATCAAAATCGATTTCTTTTTGTATTAATTGATCATAGGACCCAATTTCTAAAATTATACGATCTTCTATTATTAGATAACCTTCAGAATATTCTGTTCGTTTTTCATCCATCGTTAAAATATGGCTATTTTTTATTAGAGTCTTCATCTAATTTCCTCCAGTAATGGAATTGGACAGTGACTGCGTACATCAAACATTCCTTTATCCGTAATTTTAATAGCCGGAGAAACCGGTAAAGACAACGTTGAAAATGACATGATCACGTTAGAGTTGCAGTAGCCTAAAGCAACCATGCTTTGTCTTACCTCGTTTAATTGTTGTCCAATAACTTGAACAGGTGCATCACTGATAATTCCTCCGATCAAAAGAGGACAACAGCTGACCACTTGCTCATTTTGAACCGTCAGATAGCCTCCTTGTATAGCAACCAACTTATTTTGTGCTACTATTAAATCTGCAATTGACGTTCCCATAACCATTAAATTATGGTGATCATGTGCCCATGTTGTTCCTATTGCTCCTTTTTCTGTCAGTGCATTCTCAACTAAGCCATATGCTCTATTCCCGTTTTTTCCATAGCGTTCCATTACTACTATTAACGCTAAACCACTTGACTCCCAGTCTAAATAACCTTTTTTTATTGGCAGTTCCATTTGGATACATTCCGTAAATGTTCCTACTTCGGCTATACGAATCACATTACAAACTGCTGAACTTCCTTCAGCTCGTATCTGAAAATCACTTCGTCCAGTTTTTTCACACTGTACGGAAGAATAAAAAGAATCAGGGAAATAAGGTTTCTTTTCAGGGTAGCCTATCTCACTTCCCTTTTCATGCACTAATTTTCCAGCTTTATAAACAGCTGAAGCTTCCATTTTTTCTAAGGCTTCCACCAGAATAAAATCAGCTTTAAAACCAGAAACAATTGCCCCGCGGTCTTGGAAACCCATCCGTCTTGCAGGAGTATACGTAGCCATATATATTGCTTGTTCAATAGGCAGACCTGCTTCAATAGCCAATTGAACGTTCTTATTCAAATGACCATTCAGCAGCTCGTCTGCCATAATATCATCCGTCACAATAGCACAATATTCATAAAAATGATTTTGAACGATGGCTGCCATATTTTCTTTAGTTATCGATTTGTGCTGCAGTTCAATAAACATGCCACTACTAATTTTCTCATAAATGGACTCTGGACTCTGTTGTGTATGATCAGCCGTTATACCTTGATACATAAATTTCGCTAACTCTGATCCTGATACTAAAGGTACATGTCCTTCAATCGGCATAAAGGGTTTCTTTTTTTGGACGGTATGCAAAATTTGACGAATCAAAGAATCTGGATCATTTACGATACCGTCAAAATTCATGGCTTCTCCAAGAGCAATCACTTTAGGGTGGTTCAATAGTTGTTGAACTTCTTCTACTCCCATAAAACCACCAGTGGTTTCTAATTCTGGAGTAGTTGAAGGGACCGAAGAAGGGATCGCATAAAAGATATCCATTTCCGTTTCTTGATCCATAAATGCATTCATACCTTCAACTCCAAACACATTCACTATTTCATGAGCATCTGCAACAACCGTTGTTACGCCATGAGACAAACCTGCTTTAGAGAAAATAGCAGGAGGTACCATGGAACTTTCGATATGCATATGGATATCAATCAATCCTGGGATCATGTAGCTTCCTTTTGCATCAATTACATGAGTTGGTTTCAGATCTGTTAGAATGTCTATTCCCATTGAAAAAAATTTACCATTAAGAATGGCAACATTTTTCAATTCAAATACTTTTAAAAAACTATTAAATACTTGAGCGTTTGTAATAAGTGTATCTACTTTCATACCGTTCCCACCTTTCTATTAACCTCCCAAGCTAAAAAAATAACCTCTTAAAGAGGTTATTTTTTTAGCAGACCTTGATCTATTGATTCATCGTTCTGTTCCACATATCGATCCAATCGTCCATTTGCGTATTTACAAAGTCAAAATCAACCAATTTTGTTAATTCAGCAATCTCACCATATGTCTTATTTTCAGCAATTTCTCCACTTAATTCAACATTTTCATTCGTAGGAGCCTCATTTAAAGAAGCTGCAGTGATCATTTGTAATTCTTCACTTAATCTCCAGTTTACAAAGTTATAAGCCATTTCTTTGTTTTCAGAATTAGTATTAATATTTACAGTATTAAAATTTGCATACGTTCCAGAAAGAGGAACAACATATTGAACAGATGGCTGAGCTTCAGAGATCATTGGAATTGCAAAATCACCTACCACCGCTGCAACGATTTCACCTGACTGAAACATATTGGCTAAGTCAGACGATTTAGAATACGTTTTAACAACATTCGGAGCGAGTTCTTCCAACCCTTCAAAAGCGGCTGCTCCATTATCGGTTGTAATGTCTACACCTTTATATTCACTAGCTACGTACATCATAGAAGGTCCAAAAGTTGTGGCAATATCTGGAATCGATATCTTCCCTTCAAGTGAAGGATCCCATAAATCAGAAAATTCGTCGATTTTCATACCCGCAGCTTCTTCATCATAAATGATTCCAATACTATTTACGGTATACGCTGCTCCAGAACCGTTTTCACTTAAAACTTTTGCACTATCGATCAAATCAGCTAAATTTGGGATCTTTTCTGTATCGATTTCTTCAAATAATCCTTCAGCTGCTCCTTGAGAAGCATTGGATTGAGGTAAATCAATAATATCAATAGTAGAGTTAGGATTGCTTTCAAATTTAGTGTATCGCTCAGAACTCGTACCTGTTTCCACCACAATATCCACTCCATATTCTTCTTCAAACGGTACAAATACATCTTCTTGCATAACGTCTTCACTTAATCCAAATGTCGAGATCACTAGTTCTTTATTCTCTTTATTCTCTCCATTTGCTTCTTGCCCACATGCCCCCAACATTAGTGCACTCATTGCGGTTAAACTTGCCAATACCATTTTCTTTTTCATTACTTAAAATCCCCCTTTTTGTAGTTGCTTACACTAAAACTAACTTTTCCTTTGGGATAACTAAACGAACTTTATCTCCAACTTGGTAGGCTTGTATCTGAGCATCATTGACTAAGAGCTTTCCAATAGTTGTTTCTATCTCATACTGGTAACTGTTTCCTAAAAAAGTACGCATTTGGATAGTTCCTGACAAACTATTAGCCGGTGCTTCTGGAGCGTAAGCAAGAACTTCAATATCATCTGGACGAATCGTTCCGGTTACTTGTTTCTTATCTGCTGTATGAACTGTCTCAATCTGTGTTCCATCGACTGTTGTATACGAATACGAACCCTTTTTTGTTAAAGCAAAAAAATTTTCAAATCCAATAAAGCGAGCTACAAATTCTGTTTTTGGGTTTTTATAGATTTCTTCAGGAGAATCGTATTGCTCAATGACTCCGTTGTTCATGACCGCTACTTTATCTGAAATAGAGAAACATTCTTCTTGATCATGTGTAACAAAAACTGTTGTGATACCTAATTTGCGTTGAATTCGTTTGATTTCGATGCGCATATTGATACGCAATTTAGCGTCCAAATTACTTAAGGGTTCATCTAGCAATAATAATTGAGGTTCAATCACTAAGGCTCGAGCAAGAGCTACACGTTGACGCTGTCCCCCCGAAAGTTGTTTTGGATAACGCTCAGCGTAATCAGATAGATCCGTAGCCGCTAAAATGGCTTGTACCTTTTTTTCAATATCGTCTTTTTTTTCTTTTCTCATCTTCAACCCAAAACCAACATTTTCTTTCACGGTTAAATGTGGAAACAAAGCGTAACTTTGAAAGACCATACCGAAGTTGCGTTTATGAACCGGGATCTTTGTCAAATTAGTATCACCTACAGTAAAGGTTCCGTCATTAGGTTCAATCAGACCTGCAATAACCCGTAAAGTAGTAGTTTTTCCACAACCTGATGGCCCTAGTAAAGAGACCAACTCCCCTTTTTCCATGGAAAGATTCAGTTCTTTCAATATATTATTTTTCCCATCGTAACTAACACGGATATTTTCTAAGTCAACAAATGACATAACAGTACATGTCCTCCTTAAGGATATTCAACTAAAATTTTGTCATTTACAGTAAGCATTTGAATTTTTCACCCTTGCCGTAGCTTACCTATCTATTATATAAATCATTTACTAGACTACTTTTGCTAACCCAAGTGTTTTTTCAATCAAAAACATTAAAATAATCGTTCCCAGCATTAAAAGGACCGATAAAGCAGAAACAATTGGATCATAATTGTATTCAATATAATTCATTAAAGTAGTGGGTAACAGTGAAATTCCAGGACCAGATAAGAATTGCGAAACAGGTATATTATTAAAAGAGTTAATAAACGCCAACATGAAGGCAGCAAATATGCTGGAAGAGATGTTCGGTAACACGATACTAGTAAAAGCTTTTACCTTAGTGCTTCCTAAAGTCCAGGCTACTTCTTCTATTGAAAAATCTAGTTGTTCTAAACTAGAGCCTACTACTCGGATAATGTACGGTATGCTAATTAAAAAGTGTCCCAATAATAAACCTTGGAATATAGGTACCTGCAAACGAATAACAATAAATTGAAATAAAGAATATCCTACTACTACACCCGGAATGATGGTTGGCGATAAGAAAAAACTTTTGATCCAATTTCTCCCTTTAACAGCTTGTCTTGTTAATGCATAAGCAGCTGGGATCCCAACAGCTAAGGCCAATAAAGTTGCAAGAAGAGAAATTTCTAAACTTAATAAGAAGCTATCTATGAAAGATTGATTTTC
This genomic window contains:
- a CDS encoding ABC transporter ATP-binding protein, which translates into the protein MSFVDLENIRVSYDGKNNILKELNLSMEKGELVSLLGPSGCGKTTTLRVIAGLIEPNDGTFTVGDTNLTKIPVHKRNFGMVFQSYALFPHLTVKENVGFGLKMRKEKKDDIEKKVQAILAATDLSDYAERYPKQLSGGQRQRVALARALVIEPQLLLLDEPLSNLDAKLRINMRIEIKRIQRKLGITTVFVTHDQEECFSISDKVAVMNNGVIEQYDSPEEIYKNPKTEFVARFIGFENFFALTKKGSYSYTTVDGTQIETVHTADKKQVTGTIRPDDIEVLAYAPEAPANSLSGTIQMRTFLGNSYQYEIETTIGKLLVNDAQIQAYQVGDKVRLVIPKEKLVLV
- a CDS encoding ABC transporter permease, whose amino-acid sequence is MRKQRGLSLVAGAVFAFLFIPLIIITITAFGEKPTIQFPITGLTFSWFAAVFENQSFIDSFLLSLEISLLATLLALAVGIPAAYALTRQAVKGRNWIKSFFLSPTIIPGVVVGYSLFQFIVIRLQVPIFQGLLLGHFLISIPYIIRVVGSSLEQLDFSIEEVAWTLGSTKVKAFTSIVLPNISSSIFAAFMLAFINSFNNIPVSQFLSGPGISLLPTTLMNYIEYNYDPIVSALSVLLMLGTIILMFLIEKTLGLAKVV
- a CDS encoding YkvA family protein, with the translated sequence MKLKTKQAKTPMAQVKSLILSLFNTKTSGKKKLMVAGIILYIISPIDFVPDFIPIVGYADDVILPILFLVANKLLSDDTQMNSTQVRKEAEKV
- a CDS encoding amidohydrolase, whose amino-acid sequence is MKTLIKNSHILTMDEKRTEYSEGYLIIEDRIILEIGSYDQLIQKEIDFDEVIDGHHTITIPGMINTHTHIGMIPFRSLGDDCPDRLHRVLFPLEIACMTKELAYHSGKYAIAEMQLAGITTFTDMYYFEDALAQATDEMKSRAILGETVVDFPTCDTPIAHGGIDYAKKFIPKWLNHELITPAIAPHAPNTNDPESLKAAAALAEEYGVPMTMHIAEMDYEMNHFSEKYNATPIAFLQSIGVLSPRLIAAHCIHLSDQDLQILKKEGVGVAHCIGANTKSAKGIARIKDMLELSIPVGLGTDGPSSGNTLDLFTQMKLVANFHKTNLHDRSIFPAKEIVAMATIEGAKVLNMANQIGSLEVGKRADIVLVETTSVNMFPIFDAYAALVYSANASNVQDAFINGTSVVRNKKLVNNDLSALRSNLAAEMTFFSKKAKELT
- a CDS encoding acryloyl-CoA reductase, with the translated sequence MNNFKALWADVNEAGEVVTEVKVLSKNDLPPGEVLIKVHYSSVNYKDALAATNSKSGVIRSYPIVLGIDLSGEVVESTTEDHPIGESVIVTSYGLGINHFGGFSEYVRVPKEWVVKLPQGLSLKEAMIIGTAGFTAGQSVQALEKNGLETNMLPVLVRGATGGVGSMAIQMLSKLGYSVEAESRKKIAQQDYLIAIGANRVIHPDEAHLEKRKPLAKQRWQAVIDPVGGEYLSDYLAQLALNGAVALSGNAGGVKFESTVLPFILRGIGIYGINSVDFELTKRMALWDRLATDMKPEQLERMIDHQVTLEELPESFSKIIAGKMKGRILVKIIA
- a CDS encoding adenine deaminase C-terminal domain-containing protein, yielding MKVDTLITNAQVFNSFLKVFELKNVAILNGKFFSMGIDILTDLKPTHVIDAKGSYMIPGLIDIHMHIESSMVPPAIFSKAGLSHGVTTVVADAHEIVNVFGVEGMNAFMDQETEMDIFYAIPSSVPSTTPELETTGGFMGVEEVQQLLNHPKVIALGEAMNFDGIVNDPDSLIRQILHTVQKKKPFMPIEGHVPLVSGSELAKFMYQGITADHTQQSPESIYEKISSGMFIELQHKSITKENMAAIVQNHFYEYCAIVTDDIMADELLNGHLNKNVQLAIEAGLPIEQAIYMATYTPARRMGFQDRGAIVSGFKADFILVEALEKMEASAVYKAGKLVHEKGSEIGYPEKKPYFPDSFYSSVQCEKTGRSDFQIRAEGSSAVCNVIRIAEVGTFTECIQMELPIKKGYLDWESSGLALIVVMERYGKNGNRAYGLVENALTEKGAIGTTWAHDHHNLMVMGTSIADLIVAQNKLVAIQGGYLTVQNEQVVSCCPLLIGGIISDAPVQVIGQQLNEVRQSMVALGYCNSNVIMSFSTLSLPVSPAIKITDKGMFDVRSHCPIPLLEEIR
- a CDS encoding ABC transporter substrate-binding protein, whose translation is MKKKMVLASLTAMSALMLGACGQEANGENKENKELVISTFGLSEDVMQEDVFVPFEEEYGVDIVVETGTSSERYTKFESNPNSTIDIIDLPQSNASQGAAEGLFEEIDTEKIPNLADLIDSAKVLSENGSGAAYTVNSIGIIYDEEAAGMKIDEFSDLWDPSLEGKISIPDIATTFGPSMMYVASEYKGVDITTDNGAAAFEGLEELAPNVVKTYSKSSDLANMFQSGEIVAAVVGDFAIPMISEAQPSVQYVVPLSGTYANFNTVNINTNSENKEMAYNFVNWRLSEELQMITAASLNEAPTNENVELSGEIAENKTYGEIAELTKLVDFDFVNTQMDDWIDMWNRTMNQ